Genomic window (Ureibacillus composti):
TAGCATAATCTGAAGAGTTGTCAGCATAAATTGCTACATTTTTAGCTCCTAGTTCGCCTGTTGCAAAGTTCGCTGCTACAATACCTTGGAATGGGTCAATGAAACATGTACGGAATGCATACTCATTAATTGAACCATCTTCATTTTCAGTTACGTTTGGTGCAGTTGCTGCAGCTCCAACAACTGGAATTTTATTATCGTTCGAAATTTGAACCGTCGCTAGCATGTTACCCGAAGTTGCTGGACCAATCATTGCAGCAACTTTATCTTGTGTTGCTAGTTTAATAGCTGCTGCTGTTGCTTCTGAGTTTTCTGATTTATTGTCTACTTTAATAAGTTCGATTTTTTTGCCATCAATTCCGCCTGCCGCATTGATATCTTCTACAGCTAACTCAGCTCCAGTAGCAATTGATGAACCGTATGAAGCTACTGCACCAGAAAGTTCTAAGTTTGCTCCAATTTTAATTACTTCACTACTATCACCTTCAGAAGCGCCCCCGCTTTCAGAAGTACCTCCTTCTGAACTGCTACAACCTGCTAATGCACCTAAGATTAATGAAGATGCTAAAAAAATCGATGAGAATCTCTTTAATGAACCTTTTTGTGCCATAATTTTTACCCCCGAATGTTTAATCTCAAATAAATATTAGATATTTCAGATAATTATAAATAATAGATTAGGAAA
Coding sequences:
- a CDS encoding ABC transporter substrate-binding protein, yielding MAQKGSLKRFSSIFLASSLILGALAGCSSSEGGTSESGGASEGDSSEVIKIGANLELSGAVASYGSSIATGAELAVEDINAAGGIDGKKIELIKVDNKSENSEATAAAIKLATQDKVAAMIGPATSGNMLATVQISNDNKIPVVGAAATAPNVTENEDGSINEYAFRTCFIDPFQGIVAANFATGELGAKNVAIYADNSSDYAKGLAASFKEQIEANGGKVVAEEAYVAKDTDFKSTLTRLKSAGAEFIFIPGYYEEVGLIVKQARELGIDVPLMGADGWDSPTLIELAGAEALNNTFITNHYSSNDPDEKIQSFVEAFKAKHNEAPNAFHALGYDTVFYIKDAIERAGSTDGEAIQKALAETKDLNLITGTFSVDEKHNPVKTATVLEFVDGNQTFNSKVNP